GGAGTACTGACACCGACCGACGGACATATGTTGGCATGAATACTTATCTCACCAATCATGATAACTCATGCTACTTATGGTAGTATAAGCGGATTCTCAATTCCCTTACAACAGCCATCGTTGAGACTTTGGGTTTGTTGCCTACACAATGATCCAATCATATCTCACGGCGAACGACACAACTCCCCTGTAGAGCAGTAGTCTACTTCTAACCCCTGCAATGCCCACATTCTCAAGATGTAATCCCAACTTACACCAACAGGTACATATAAAATGAGAGTACTTGCAACTACACCTCGCCATCTATCATCTACAATCACCTCTTCACGCAAATCACCAACAACTATTCGCTTCTTCACAGCCATGGCTCCCCACAACGACGTAGACGCCTTCCATGAGGCCCTCCGCTCCAGCAAGCGTATCCTCGCCCTCTGCGGTGCTGGtctctcagcttcatccGGTCTTCCCACATTTCGAGGTGCTGGTGGTCTCTGGAGGAACCACGATGCTACTTCTCTCGCTACCCTTCGCGCCTTCAACGATGATCCTGGTCTTGTCTGGATGTTTTATGGCTACAGACGTCATATGGCGTTGCGTGCTCAGCCGAATCCTGCGCATTACGCTTTGGCGAAgcttgccgagaagaacgaggacTTTCTGTGCCTGACTCAGAATGTCGACAGTAAGTATCAAGTTAGTTGTAGTTTACCTTTAGTGTATGCTAATTAGATTCCCAGACATCTCTCCAAGAGCAAACCATCCCCCGGAGCAACTTCGTACTCTGCATGGCTCTCTATTTGACATCAAGTGCAACAACGACAAATGCTCATGGATCGAACGAGGCAACTACAAGGATCCCTTCTTCCCTGCCATAGCGCAGGCATCCGAGGATGTTGAGCCCGGTAAACcatttcctcttctcgacgCCAACAGCCCTCTGGCTCCAATTCCTCGTGATGAGATCCCCAAATGCCCCGAGTGTAAGACGGGCTTGCAACGACCTGCCGTTGTGTGGTTTGGAGAGAACTTGGATGAAGACATGATAACTGGCATCACAAGCTGGCTCTGGAAGGATAAAGTTGTGAGTCACCTCCGTTCAGATAAGCGAGATATTCACCAGCTAATTTACCCAGGATTTGATGCTTGTCATTGGCACGTCGGCCAAAGTCTATCCTGCCGCAGGCTTTATCGAAAAGGCCAGGCACAGAGGTGCACGCATCGCAGTCATCAATCCAGAGGCCGAGAATGAGGAGGAAATGTACAAGGTTAAGCCTGGAGATTTTGCCTTTGGTCAGGATGCTGCTGAGTATCTGCCTATCCTTTTGGAGCCGGTTATCGGGAAGCTTGGCAAGGAGGGGAACTGAGGAAGTTGCAAGGACTGAGTACTAGAGTGTTGATCTCCCAAATGTTGTAAACTTCATGTCAAGTCTGGATAGTTGCCATGATAGAGTTTTGAGAAAAATGACCTCAGACGCATATAACATAACTCTATTATCGTAAACTTTGTCTCTTACTATATCAATATCATCGCCCTCAAATTTCTGTTTCTTATTCCAATCATATCCAAATATGTAAATTATAAAACTGCTCTATTACTATTAGCAACATCCagcctacctaggtacctatagGTTGGGATATCGACTTACACCAAACGAACCCCACTAAGCAGTGACGTACCTCGGCCGCCAAAAATACCCTTCCTtcaaccatcaccatcttcccACCAACATCCTTACATCCAACAACACCGGCCACGAGCCCCAACAACCGCAGCCATGCAGGGCTTCAACATGGGACGCTACGTCCCCCCCGACGTCGAAGGCACAATCTCCGCCAACGCCCTCCACAAAAAACACCCCCTCGGCGCCCGCGCCTCCAAACCAGGTTCCCTGACAGTCCGTTTCGAACTCCCCTACGCAGTCTGGTGCAGCACCTGTCCGAAGCCCACGATCATAGGCCAGGGCGTCCGCTTTAATGCCCAGAAGCGCCGCGTCGGTAGCTACTTCTCTACGCCTATATGGAGTTTTCGGTTCAAGCACGTCGAATGCGGCGGCGAGATCGAGATACGCACTGATCCCAAGAATACGGCGTATGTGGTCGTCGCGGGCGGCGCGAAGCGGGATACAGGCGAAGATGTGCCGCGCGAGGGAGATAATGTTATAATGACGGACCAGGAGCGTGAGGCGCTTAGGAACAACGCCTTTGCGAGTCTGGAGAAGACAATCGAGGACAGGGAGCAGCTCGTGAATGCGACGCTGCGTATagacgagcttcttgaagcGTCGGCGAAACACTGGGATGACCCGTATACGCAGAATCAGAAACTACGGAAGGCTTTTAGGGTGGGGCGCAAGGAACGCGAGCGCGATGCAAAGGCGACGGGAGATCTGCAGGATCGCATGAGTCTTGGCATTGATATCATGCCTGggacagaagaggatgctCGTCGCGCAGctcttgttgactttgggcCTGTGGACGATGGTCAAGATCGAGCTTTGTTGAAACCATTGTTCAAGACTGAAGAGGGTAAGAGGAAACCCGTCGATTCAAAGAGTGGGAGTAGGCTCAAAGCCGACAAGGAGGTTTCGAAGAGGAAAGAGGCGTTTGTATCGGAACTCATGGGAAATACTCGTGCTGCCAAGGATCCTTTCTTGAATGATGGGCGAAGTGAGATGAAGGGACCGGCCAGATTACCTGGCGTGAAGCGGAAACGGCCAGTACAAGAAGCTGAGTCGCATACTTCAGAACCACCAACCAAGGCACAAGCGAAAGCAACGGAGACGATAGCCCCAACAGGTTTGGTGGATTATGATTCAGATTAAGATAGCATGGCAAGGCGTTTGGTTTACGTGCATTTACTACTAGATATGATACCCGGGCGCAACCCAGGTTACAGAATGAATTTGAATATCATATTTGTCCCTGCTGCAGAATCTCCCGGTAGAGTTAGTGAATGGGTTGTCCAAGTGTTATTAACGGCCCCGGCTGCTACACTATTGACCAAATCATATCATCCAGTACACGATCCCGTCCAGCTTTCCTCCGCGGGATACAAGTGAGGAAATGTGCAGCATTCCCAATACCACGAAACAAAATGCGATCCGAGTCCAAGCCTTCGCGGTGTCTGCTGCAACTCCGTCCCATGATAGCTCCTAGCCCGCCCATTGATCCCATGACGCCATTATGTGAATCGAAACGCTCGCCCAAGTCAAACTTCGAGTAGGATGACTTATACATCATCCATCTGGCCTGCtggctcgtcgtcgtcgtcgccaaAGCTGGCAACTGAGGATAgctcgtcgtcatcttcgctCTCGGCTCCGGCTTCGTCTGCGGCTTCCTTAGAGGCGTATTTCTGGACGTATTCTGGTATAGTGAGTATATGTATCTCGTCCAAAGGTCTGTCCTTGCATACCTTTGACTTTAGCATCGTAGCTCTTGGGTTCTCTTATcagcaaggctgctgctTCGCCGTTGAGAGGGTCGGTCGGGTTGGGGTATCGCAGAAGTTGGGGGAGGAAGACCTCGAAAATGTTGATCATATCAAACATGGGCGACCAAGTTTGGTTAATGACATCCAAGCACACTGAGCCAGACCTGAAACTGTTAGCTGAGCAGAACTATTACTGGTAGGGCCACTTGGGTAAACTACAACTCGTCGATGTTAGGATGGAAGATGCGATTGACAAATCCAATGCTTGGAGACTTGTAAGGGTACGTGTCGGGCAGCTCAACATGGACCTTCCATGTTCCGCCTTCGAATGGAGCTTCACAATGTCAATGCTGTTGTACGATATCAATATTGTTGCTTCAACTCACTTTCAGCCGGTCCCTTAAACCTAACATAGAACTCTTGCCTGAGAGTATCGGTCAGGGAATCGCTGGAAGTTACCAGGGGTGAGGAGGGGCATACACTGGTAGCTGTTAGCGGGgtcaacatcaacatttTAAAGGCACGCTTACTATTGTCGTTAACAAGTGTGACTTCATAGTCGCTCATGAGCCTGTTCTTGTCAGTATGTAACTGGGCGGTTGAGTTGAGGTCCGTACATCCTGTAGACATGTTAGCGCTAGAACGACATCGTTGATCACCCAGAGACAACGCACTTCATGACCTGTTGAGACTTCGTGTTAGTTGCGATGCTTCAACAGTTTCGGCGCCATATAAAAGACTCACATCTGTCTCTATTCTACGACGAGGGCTACTCATGATGGGCGGTTAGGAGTAGTTTCCGATGTCGGGTTATGAAGGGTATCCAAAGGGTTCCGGAGCCGGCGCGATGAACGACACTCGGCGAGTAGACGGGTGAAGTACTGGGGAGAAAGCTTGATGGAATACTTGGTATGTTCCGAAGTTGATGGTATAGGAGAGTGGtgttgtcaagtcaagtacGGTATTGCTGGAGGGATaaatggaagatggaagttggGCCCAAAGTCACGAGGATGTCACAGGTATGATGTGGACGACGGTGATAAGCCGTCGTGCAGCACGGCAGGTGCCGCTAAGTTGACCTCATTCCACTGACTAACGGTACCTAACCAACTGTTATCGATAAGGGATAGGTAGTAGTGCTGCAACCAGGAGGGGTGATCGACGGCGTGTCTTTCCAGGTTTGTTTTTGTGGCATGAAACAATGTTGGAGACTGAAACAGCTGCTGGCTTTATTGAGTCAGTGTCTATTGAATTCAGTTTTTGAATCTTGTGTTGCCATGTTAAGCTCTGTGTGTTTATTGGTTTATACTGTCATACAGATTCAGCGAATGACCTATGAGGCTACACAACAGATGATTATGAGTATATTATTAATGATGGTGGAAGTTTCCTTGTCGGTGTCACACGTGAAACAAAGGGATTGAAAGCCAAAGACGGGAAGTTCAGTAGGCAGACAGTCCAGCATATACTGTGTATTAATTGAAGCATGACTGAATATCCCCTCaactactctgtacatagTATATTACATGCAGAAAGTAGACAGGGTTAAAGCATGACGGCATCTGATATACTTCAGTTCGTAAATTACATGCCCTCGGTTCTCGCATGCGTATTCGGCATTCATGCATCGTTAAGGCCCCCTCCATTTCCAATTCCTCGGGTACAAACCACGAACTCAATCGCAGCCGTTATATCTCCTCCCaccatctcaagaacaacctcGGTTCAGGTTTAACTAgtgactttttcttttcctttggTTCCAATAACTCAGTAAACAGTAAATTCAACTTGTCCAAATCCATACTCCCCTTCTAGACCGCCATCTACAAGGATAACCCTCCAAAGAAACTGGCGGCTCAACATTTGCTCGGTCCCTTTTCTTAACTTTAAAGGGTCTAGCCCATATTAAATATCAACTTCTATTTGCTGACTAGAACAAACTGCCTTCAGAAACCGAATGCGTGGGGCACAGTCCCAAAAGTGTCCAGGGGTGCTGAgaaaaaacaccaaagatacTCAAATATACAACGTAGGGTTCATCATGGTTCAGACATGAATAAAACCGCTGCTTCCCCCGACTTTTCAAACTAATTCTTTATCTTTGCTATCACAAGATAAACTCAACTGAACAAATATTTCTTTCTATAATTTTTTCCCAATCAAAAACCTCCATCATAACCTCCTTGAGCTATACTTTCTGTCGGTCTGGAATTTGCCTACAAGCTACTTCAACCTCTGTCAGTCCCAACTTAAAAACTTGACAAAGTTGCGCACGCGACAcctttcttttcctcaccaacaccacacaTCACAAAGACCCACTCCTATCCCTCATGTCATCCCTTATCAATCCTACCATGAGGTCTTGCACCTCTTTCCTATCCCGGATGCCCGTGTCGTCCTATCGGCCGGCGATCCGGTCCCTCGGCAGCTCCGTTCGGCCCCTCATCATCCGAGGTGTGGCGCAGTCCCGGTATAGTTCACACTCTCCCATGGGTGCGCCTCCGGCTGCCCAGCGCAAGAAGGTCACTGTCGGAACCCTTCGCTCCATGCACCGCAAGGGTGATCCCATCACTGTCATGACAGCTCATGATTTCCCCAGTGGTCATGTTGCCGATCATGCAGGCATGGACATCATTCTTGTCGGTGATAGTCTTGCCATGGTTGCCCTTGGTATGGAAGACACAAGTGAAGTTATCATGGAGGAGATGCTGCTGCACTGCCGGTCGGTTGCGAGAGCCACTAAATCCGCTTTCACTGTAAGGATGGACCCCTGCTCTCACATATGCAAGTCATTAACTAACTAACCCCGCCAGGTCGGCGACCTGCCCATGGGTACATATGAGATAAGCCCTGACCAGGCTCTTGCGACTGCCATCCGTTTTATCAAGGAAGGTCGTGTTCAAGGTGTCAAGCTTGAGGGTGGAAAGGAGATGGCTCCCACCATCAAGAAAATCACCACTGCTGGTATTCCCGTTCTTGGCCATATCGGTTTGACCCCTCAGCGACAGAACGCTCTTGGTGGCTTCCGCGTCCAGGGCAAGACAAGTAGCGGTGCTATGAGCATCCTCGAGGATGCCCTtgctcttcaagaagctggctgCTTTGCTatggttgttgaagctgttcCTGCCGAGGTGGCCGCGCTCATCACCGAGAAGCTCTCTGTTCCCACGATCGGTATTGGTGCTGGTAACGGTACCTCTGGTCAAGTCCTTGTGCAGGTCGACATGATTGGAAACTTCCCTCCTGGAAGATTCCTCCCCAAGTTTGTCAAGAAGTACGGTGATGTCTGGGGCGAGAGTTTGAGAGCCATCGAGGCGTATCGCGACGATGTCAAATCCCGTCAGTACCCTGGCCCCGAGCACACGTACCCAATTTCAGCAGAGGAACTCGAGAGTTTTACCAAGGCGGTAAAGGATTCGTAAAGTAGAAGTATTGATACCCTTAGAGTTGCTTGTGGAGGAAGCATGTCGTATTGGTGAACTGGACAAGATATAGAGGTTGCATAGCTCGGAGTTTGGGTTAATTAGATGATATAGCTTTTTGGTACTTTCCATCATCGCAAAGATAGAAGAAATTGACCTCGTTGGCCTCATCCAAAAGCAGGTGTTAGAGAGTAAGCAACAACAAGTTGACCGTGTGAGTTTTTGAAGCACTGAGAAGATTAGGACTAGTCGATCCGGTGTGTAAATGCCTTGTAGTACTCACCTGATGTAAATTaccaacaacttcatccaaAGACGGCGCAAACGCACTATTGACGTACAAAAAGACACTGTCCGTCTCTTTACAcctcaacttcttcctcaagtATCTCACAACCTCTTCAAAACGTCTCGTGGCACTGATCTTGCATACATCTTGGGCCAACAACGGCGCAGACCCGACGGGTTTAAATCGCACCACGATCTTGTCGGTCTTGAAACTTCCTGCGGCTTCGAGCGCGGCCGTTGCATCTCTTGGTAGGTCGGCCAGTACTACTGACGCCGACATGGTGAGTGGCAgatttggtgatgaggcGCCGCTGCCTGCTACTTCATTGTCGGCGAGAGGCATTGGTGAGGCAGCGGAAGGTGACGGTGAAGGTGAGGGGGATGAGGGCCCCTGATCTTTTGGTGTTTCCGACATTTTGTTCGAATATGATGATAATTTAATAGATTCAAGGCTTTTCTGTTTTCCAGTTTGGTGGAAatatgtttgttggtggtgagttTTCTGATATCTTATTGTTGTGAAACTGGAGCCTAAGGTTGCTTATGACAGCACAGTGTTTGAGGCCCATGCACTGTACACCCTCATAGAGAGTTacgtcttcatcatgactcctCAAGCTTTTTAATCATGTAATTtattttgcttttttctACCTTTCAATTGACTTTTCTGATAGGTAGCAGAAGCCGTCCTCTTAGCCTTAGCGgacaaaaataaacaacctaTAGAATCTGGTCTACGCAGCATAAACTGTCTAACTGTATCTCATAtttccagcagccaacttttctaataccctgcGGCCTGTCAAACGAAACAATACTCTTGTTCGTTTAGTCACTTTCTTTTAGACCCCGGCAAAGACTTTCGTACTGCTCTTCTGTCTTTGGCCCTGAGCGATCAGTTGCAACACCCTCCATGACAACatccatcatatcatcctTCAAACTCTCATACACAATGCTCACCCAGCTCCCAATAGTCTTTTTACCCTCAGTTGGGAGACCCTTCTGTGCGTTGTACAAaggatcatcatcgatgccaCACTGCGTAGGGACTCCCAGCTTCGAACGAATCCACGCGTACAACGGAGCAGTCCCATCACCCAACTTGGTAGCTACATCGACAGGACGAATCGCCATGTTGGGATAGAATATCGAAGATGCAACCTCGACGATATATTTGTGTAGTTCTCCACGGAATACTGCGAGACTGGACATCGGACAGTCCATC
This is a stretch of genomic DNA from Fusarium graminearum PH-1 chromosome 4, whole genome shotgun sequence. It encodes these proteins:
- a CDS encoding 3-methyl-2-oxobutanoate hydroxymethyltransferase; translation: MSSLINPTMRSCTSFLSRMPVSSYRPAIRSLGSSVRPLIIRGVAQSRYSSHSPMGAPPAAQRKKVTVGTLRSMHRKGDPITVMTAHDFPSGHVADHAGMDIILVGDSLAMVALGMEDTSEVIMEEMLLHCRSVARATKSAFTVGDLPMGTYEISPDQALATAIRFIKEGRVQGVKLEGGKEMAPTIKKITTAGIPVLGHIGLTPQRQNALGGFRVQGKTSSGAMSILEDALALQEAGCFAMVVEAVPAEVAALITEKLSVPTIGIGAGNGTSGQVLVQVDMIGNFPPGRFLPKFVKKYGDVWGESLRAIEAYRDDVKSRQYPGPEHTYPISAEELESFTKAVKDS